The Asterias amurensis chromosome 21, ASM3211899v1 genome has a segment encoding these proteins:
- the LOC139952947 gene encoding non-selective voltage-gated ion channel VDAC2-like produces the protein MAVPPVYADLGKSARDIFGKGYGFGFVKLDAKTTTQSGVDFNVVGTSNNDTGKVDGSLETKYSWKDYGLSFKEKWNTDNTLATEVTIENQIAQGLKVSFDTSFSPQTGKKNGRIKTCYKRDYVNLNADVDFDFAGPTIHGAAVVGYEGWLAGYQMSFDTSKSKLTKSNFALGFKTGDFQLHTAINEGTDFSGAIYQKVNSKLESAINVGWTSGTNATRFAVGAKYTLDEDSSLRAKVSNTSQVGIGFTHTLRAGVKVTLSTLIDGKSLNQGGHKLGLGLELES, from the exons ATGGCCGTCCCACCAGTTTACGCAGATTTGGGCAAGTCAGCCAGAGATATCTTTGGAAAGGGCTATG GATTTGGTTTCGTGAAGCTAGATGCCAAGACCACCACCCAGTCAGGCGTG GACTTCAATGTTGTTGGAACATCAAATAACGACACCGGTAAAGTAGATGGTAGCCTGGAGACAAAATACAGCTGGAAGGACTATG GTCTGTCCTTCAAGGAGAAATGGAACACAGACAATACACTGGCCACCGAAGTGACAATCGAGAACCAGATTGCTCAGGGACTGAAGGTTTCTTTCGACACTAGCTTTTCACCTCAGACTGG CAAGAAGAACGGACGTATCAAGACCTGTTACAAGAGAGACTACGTCAACCTCAACGCAGATGTAGACTTTGACTTTGCTGGACCTACCATCCATGGTGCTGCTGTTGTAGG GTATGAAGGTTGGCTAGCCGGTTACCAGATGTCGTTTGACACCTCCAAGTCCAAGTTGACCAAGAGTAACTTCGCGTTGGGCTTCAAGACTGGCGACTTCCAGCTCCACACAGCAAT CAACGAGGGCACAGATTTCAGCGGGGCCATCTACCAGAAGGTGAACAGCAAACTGGAGAGCGCCATCAATGTTGGCTGGACATCGGGGACTAACGCCACACGCTTTGCCGTTGGTGCTAAGTACACATTGGATGAGGACTCCTCCCTCAGGGCAAAGGTCAGCAACACGAGTCAGGTCGGAATCGGCTTCACCCACACACTAAGAGCAG GAGTCAAAGTGACCCTCTCCACCCTCATTGACGGCAAGAGCTTGAACCAGGGAGGACACAAGCTGGGTCTGGGTCTGGAGCTAgaatcttaa
- the LOC139953383 gene encoding QRFP-like peptide receptor, which yields MAEQILVLRIIKTIVGIIGLFGNGLVCVVIYRTKALHTLTNAFITNQAVSDFLGSLMLILTSNIDYSPILPEGVRGVLLCRLWISDFFLWSCFITSTFNLVGLTFERYVAIVFPFRYQTIYSRFNACVMIAAAWVIGTSYATYSIAIRVVEDQRCVEKQSAEVKYIGFAITVIQYVVPTFSMLLAYIHIMVELNRGARRVGVMTDRSCVNDGREASLLRARRNTLKTLVIVFAVYFCCWTPNLTVFAMFNLGYQLDFQGSAYIISVALAAANSCVNPIIYALKYRQFQDGLRRLYIWITRSEQVGSISGAVETLDRLTLNAPHEVTI from the coding sequence ATGGCTGAACAAATCCTGGTTCTTCGCATCATAAAGACAATCGTAGGAATCATTGGTTTGTTTGGTAACGGCCTTGTTTGTGTGGTCATCTACCGCACTAAAGCCCTGCACACTCTCACTAATGCCTTCATCACCAATCAGGCTGTATCGGATTTCCTCGGGTCATTAATGCTTATATTGACCAGTAATATCGACTATTCTCCAATCCTACCAGAGGGCGTACGCGGGGTACTTCTCTGTCGACTTTGGATTTCAGATTTCTTCCTATGGTCTTGTTTCATCACGTCTACATTCAACCTCGTTGGGTTAACGTTCGAACGCTACGTCGCCATCGTTTTCCCGTTCCGGTACCAGACTATATACAGCCGGTTCAACGCATGCGTCATGATCGCCGCCGCGTGGGTAATCGGCACGTCATACGCTACGTACTCTATAGCCATACGTGTGGTGGAGGATCAACGATGCGTCGAGAAACAGTCTGCTGAAGTCAAATACATTGGGTTCGCAATTACGGTTATCCAATACGTGGTTCCAACGTTCTCAATGCTGTTAGCGTATATACACATCATGGTCGAGCTGAACCGAGGAGCGCGACGGGTCGGAGTGATGACCGACCGCTCCTGCGTCAACGACGGGAGAGAAGCGTCGCTCTTACGGGCTAGACGTAACACCCTCAAGACCCTGGTTATAGTCTTCGCCGTGTACTTCTGTTGCTGGACTCCAAACCTGACCGTCTTTGCGATGTTTAACCTTGGCTACCAGTTGGATTTCCAAGGGTCTGCTTACATCATCTCAGTTGCTCTTGCTGCTGCTAATTCATGCGTGAATCCCATCATTTACGCGTTGAAGTATCGTCAGTTTCAAGACGGGCTGAGAAGGTTGTATATTTGGATAACACGCTCAGAGCAAGTCGGGTCAATATCAGGAGCCGTTGAGACTTTGGATAGATTAACCCTAAATGCACCGCACGAAGTCACGATTTAG